A single Silvibacterium dinghuense DNA region contains:
- a CDS encoding anaerobic sulfatase maturase — protein sequence MNSFHIMAKPHGPICNLDCTYCYYLEKENLYPRSGREFHMADDVLESYIRQYIAAHPSSHVSFAWQGGEPTLLGVPYFERVVALQKQYANGKTIENALQTNGTLLDDVWGEFLAKNHFLVGLSIDGPAHLHDAYRVDKGGKPSFARVVRGLDILKKHGVAFNTLTVVNRKNSYHALEVYRFLKQIGSRYLQFIPVVEQLAEAPDHNGLRLLKPYSQTKTHVSDWSVESLQFGRFLQEIFDEWVVNDVGHVYVQAFDVALESWAGLPQSLCVFSPTCGNALALEHNGDLYSCDHFVYPENRLGNIAEQPLLRILNSPQQSRFGKAKETGLPSDCRSCDVRFACNGECPKHRFSSTSSGEYGLNYLCAGYKHFFHHIDPYMRFMANELRQRGVSARVMEWARHQREATTVTA from the coding sequence ATGAACTCGTTTCATATCATGGCCAAGCCTCATGGCCCCATTTGCAATCTCGACTGCACCTATTGCTATTACCTGGAGAAGGAAAATCTTTATCCGCGCTCTGGCCGTGAGTTCCACATGGCGGACGATGTGCTGGAAAGTTACATTCGGCAATACATCGCAGCACACCCCTCTTCCCATGTGAGTTTCGCGTGGCAGGGCGGAGAGCCCACACTGCTTGGCGTTCCCTACTTCGAACGCGTTGTTGCTCTCCAGAAGCAATATGCAAACGGGAAGACCATCGAGAACGCGCTCCAGACCAATGGCACGCTGCTCGATGATGTTTGGGGCGAGTTCCTGGCGAAGAATCACTTCCTCGTCGGACTCTCCATCGATGGCCCGGCACACCTGCACGATGCCTATCGCGTCGACAAAGGCGGGAAGCCCAGCTTTGCGCGAGTGGTGCGCGGCCTGGACATACTCAAAAAGCACGGCGTCGCATTCAATACGCTCACCGTGGTGAATCGCAAGAATTCGTATCACGCGCTCGAAGTCTATCGATTCCTCAAGCAGATCGGCAGCCGCTATCTCCAGTTCATCCCTGTCGTAGAGCAGCTTGCAGAAGCGCCGGATCACAACGGACTGCGGCTGCTCAAGCCCTACTCACAGACAAAAACTCATGTCTCGGATTGGTCTGTCGAGTCGCTGCAGTTCGGCCGCTTCTTACAGGAGATCTTCGATGAATGGGTAGTCAATGACGTAGGCCACGTCTATGTGCAAGCGTTTGATGTGGCCCTCGAATCCTGGGCAGGACTGCCGCAGTCGTTGTGCGTCTTTTCTCCCACCTGCGGCAATGCGCTCGCTCTCGAACATAATGGCGATCTCTATTCCTGCGATCATTTTGTTTATCCCGAAAATCGCCTGGGGAACATCGCCGAGCAACCGCTGCTTCGCATCCTTAACTCGCCACAGCAGAGCCGGTTCGGCAAAGCCAAGGAGACGGGCCTTCCCTCCGACTGCCGCTCTTGCGATGTACGTTTTGCCTGTAACGGCGAGTGCCCGAAGCATCGTTTTTCCAGTACGAGCTCAGGCGAATACGGCCTGAATTATCTTTGCGCCGGCTATAAGCACTTCTTTCATCACATCGATCCCTATATGCGCTTCATGGCGAATGAGCTTCGCCAAAGAGGCGTATCGGCAAGAGTGATGGAGTGGGCCCGCCACCAGCGCGAAGCCACGACCGTAACTGCTTAG
- a CDS encoding arylsulfatase — protein sequence MKRRKKLGLLLSSTLAAQSWHAVWAREDQAPKNHVQDATAGEAGREEHPAPQAGWPEPPRAHSGSPNIVLILVDDVGFGTTTAFGGPISTPNFDRLAASGLKYNNFHVNSLCSPTRSALLTGYNNHEVGFGTVAEAATDYPGYNSLLPEDITPVAEVLKENGYSTAAVGKWHNTPTWQVSPAGPFDRWPTGRWGFEHFYGFLAGADNQYYTRIYRDQTPVEPKATPEQGYHFTTDITNDAIKWLHQHDAVAQDKPFFLYYATGATHTPHQVAQKWIDKYKGKFDQGWDVIRQQSFDRQKALGVIPANAELTPRPDTLPAWDSLTPQQKKLLAHEAEVYAGFTEQTDYEIGRLLDAIREEGQADNTIVIEIFGDNGASAEGGPDGTDAQDVNGKPLSIDARLDAAGALGSEVYMNHFAAAWAWALTSPFQGTKQDASHLGGTTDPLVISWPGHISDKGGLRTQFAHVNDIAPTLYQLTGITPPDTHDGVKQLPLEGTSLAYTFDHPNEPSHHHVQYFATSGNRGIYKDGWWAGDLYHETWERNAALFSGNNKEPDTHPWELYNINEDYSQAHDLAATHPEKLKELQALFRQEAERNHVYPLLPGIDPYPTGQLKGQKVFTYRAGVDRIVPRIAPNVAGRSYTITADIDVPASGAEGVIFAQGSRYGGLTLFVKDNRVIYEINAHGNRSGQIVSSEPLAPGKAHIVVDITPRKNPEEPKKNPPVRPFFAPPPAPGTGQLSINGKAAGQGDFANVVVSSNETLDIGSDLGSPVSPDYKSPNRFTGSIDTVTVEIH from the coding sequence ATGAAGCGAAGAAAGAAACTGGGGCTGCTTCTTAGCAGCACCCTGGCTGCACAATCCTGGCACGCGGTATGGGCACGTGAAGATCAGGCTCCGAAGAATCATGTGCAGGATGCGACAGCCGGAGAAGCAGGACGCGAAGAGCATCCTGCACCGCAGGCAGGTTGGCCCGAGCCGCCACGAGCGCATTCAGGATCGCCGAATATTGTCCTGATCCTGGTCGACGATGTGGGATTCGGAACGACAACTGCCTTTGGCGGCCCTATTTCCACGCCGAACTTTGACCGCCTGGCAGCATCGGGCCTCAAGTACAACAACTTTCACGTCAACTCGCTCTGCTCTCCCACCCGCTCCGCCTTGCTGACTGGCTACAACAACCACGAAGTAGGATTCGGAACCGTGGCCGAAGCGGCTACAGACTACCCAGGCTATAACTCCTTGCTGCCGGAAGATATTACCCCCGTTGCCGAGGTATTGAAGGAAAACGGCTACAGCACGGCCGCCGTGGGCAAGTGGCATAACACGCCTACATGGCAGGTAAGTCCGGCCGGGCCATTCGACCGCTGGCCGACGGGCCGCTGGGGCTTCGAGCATTTTTATGGCTTCCTCGCTGGCGCAGACAACCAGTACTACACCCGCATCTATCGCGATCAGACTCCCGTAGAGCCGAAAGCCACGCCGGAACAGGGCTACCACTTCACCACCGACATCACGAATGACGCCATCAAGTGGCTGCATCAGCATGATGCTGTCGCGCAAGACAAACCCTTCTTTCTCTATTACGCGACCGGCGCCACGCACACCCCGCATCAGGTCGCGCAGAAGTGGATTGATAAGTACAAAGGTAAGTTCGATCAGGGATGGGATGTGATTCGCCAGCAAAGCTTCGATCGCCAGAAAGCGCTTGGCGTCATCCCAGCAAATGCTGAGCTGACTCCACGCCCCGACACCCTGCCGGCCTGGGACTCACTCACTCCGCAGCAGAAGAAACTGCTCGCTCACGAGGCCGAGGTATACGCCGGATTCACCGAACAAACAGACTACGAGATCGGGCGCCTGCTCGATGCAATTCGCGAAGAGGGACAGGCAGACAACACCATCGTCATCGAGATCTTCGGCGATAACGGAGCAAGCGCGGAAGGCGGACCGGATGGAACCGATGCGCAGGATGTGAACGGCAAGCCGCTCAGCATCGATGCGCGGCTCGACGCAGCAGGCGCATTAGGCAGCGAAGTCTACATGAATCACTTCGCCGCCGCCTGGGCATGGGCGCTGACTTCGCCCTTCCAGGGCACCAAGCAGGACGCCTCGCACCTGGGCGGCACCACGGATCCGCTGGTCATCTCCTGGCCTGGACACATCAGCGACAAGGGTGGCCTGCGCACACAGTTTGCGCACGTCAATGACATTGCACCGACGCTCTATCAACTCACCGGCATTACGCCTCCCGACACGCACGATGGCGTAAAGCAGCTGCCGCTTGAGGGCACCAGCCTCGCATACACGTTCGATCATCCGAACGAACCCTCTCATCATCATGTTCAATACTTCGCAACCAGCGGTAATCGCGGGATTTATAAGGATGGATGGTGGGCAGGCGATCTTTATCATGAGACATGGGAACGCAACGCTGCGCTCTTCTCCGGCAACAACAAGGAGCCGGACACACATCCGTGGGAGCTCTATAACATCAACGAGGATTACAGTCAGGCTCATGACCTTGCAGCGACACATCCGGAAAAGCTCAAAGAACTGCAGGCACTCTTCCGGCAGGAAGCCGAGCGCAATCACGTTTATCCGCTTCTGCCCGGCATCGATCCATACCCAACCGGTCAGCTGAAAGGCCAGAAGGTCTTCACCTATCGCGCCGGCGTAGACCGCATCGTGCCGCGTATCGCCCCCAACGTGGCAGGCCGCTCCTACACCATCACTGCGGACATCGACGTTCCTGCCAGCGGCGCAGAGGGTGTGATCTTCGCACAGGGCAGCCGGTACGGAGGACTTACGCTCTTCGTGAAAGACAATCGCGTCATCTACGAGATCAACGCGCATGGCAACCGCTCCGGACAAATTGTCTCCTCGGAGCCGCTTGCTCCTGGCAAGGCACATATCGTCGTCGATATCACGCCCAGGAAGAATCCGGAGGAGCCAAAGAAGAATCCGCCGGTCCGGCCTTTCTTCGCGCCGCCTCCCGCGCCAGGCACAGGCCAATTGTCTATTAACGGCAAGGCCGCAGGCCAGGGAGACTTCGCCAACGTCGTAGTGTCTTCGAATGAAACGCTCGATATCGGCAGCGATCTCGGCTCACCGGTCAGTCCCGACTACAAATCGCCGAACCGCTTTACCGGCAGCATCGACACGGTCACCGTCGAAATCCACTAA
- a CDS encoding family 2A encapsulin nanocompartment cargo protein cysteine desulfurase — protein MSTNERIPLTQDDAAAAFASSFEPELPVGLPDAATLARLANEFFRALPNEGAERTGDAADAGAGAPAIPSAISLPSDPQLPTLPASADAPGIAPLTAPYQAPSPAVPGVLGGAPSFLDAPGFSFLQEARPIFAAPQASGQAPYPDAAPLPGTAPAGSAFSFLAEARPLFADGSSFAAAPQDAAGEWLPQAVFGLELRDEFLPAPDLALLAEQAQAGVFDGQRPLDSTNAEPVSTGHTYEPAGSFALTPHFFDVEAVRRDFPILQEKVNGRPLVWLDNAATTQKPQSVIDRLSCFYQHENSNVHRAAHELAARATDAYEAAREKVRRFVNAPSINEIVFVRGTTEAINLVAQAWGRRNLGKDDEVVITWLEHHANIVPWQMVCAETGARLRVAPVDDSGQILLDEYEKLLNARTRLVSITHVSNALGTITPAEKMIEMAHRYGAKVLLDGAQSVSHMRVDVQELDPDFFVFSGHKVFAPTGIGVLYGKPEVLAAMPPWQGGGNMIQDVTFEKTIYHGPPQRFEAGTGNIADAVGLGAAIDYLDRVGMYNIARHEHELLQHATEELLRIPKLRIVGTAKEKAGVLSFVIDGHKTEEIGSYLNSCGIAVRSGHHCAQPILRRFGHESTVRASLALYNTHEEVEKLAAALRQLH, from the coding sequence ATGAGTACAAATGAGCGAATCCCGTTAACGCAGGATGATGCGGCTGCTGCCTTCGCGTCCTCGTTCGAGCCGGAGCTTCCCGTTGGCCTGCCCGATGCCGCAACGCTGGCCCGGCTGGCCAACGAGTTCTTCCGCGCGCTGCCGAATGAAGGCGCGGAGCGGACAGGCGATGCAGCCGATGCCGGAGCAGGCGCTCCGGCCATTCCTTCGGCTATCTCGCTGCCTTCGGACCCGCAGTTGCCGACTCTGCCGGCCAGCGCGGACGCGCCCGGCATTGCGCCGCTGACGGCTCCGTACCAGGCACCGTCTCCCGCTGTGCCCGGGGTTCTTGGAGGTGCTCCTTCATTCCTCGATGCGCCGGGTTTTTCTTTCCTGCAAGAGGCGCGGCCGATTTTTGCTGCTCCCCAGGCTTCGGGGCAGGCTCCTTATCCTGACGCCGCACCGCTGCCTGGCACCGCGCCGGCGGGTTCGGCGTTCTCATTTCTTGCGGAAGCTCGGCCGTTGTTTGCGGATGGCTCATCCTTCGCTGCTGCTCCGCAGGATGCAGCGGGAGAGTGGTTGCCGCAGGCCGTCTTCGGGCTGGAACTGCGCGATGAGTTTCTACCTGCTCCCGATCTGGCGTTGCTTGCCGAGCAGGCGCAGGCAGGCGTGTTCGATGGGCAGCGTCCGCTCGATTCTACCAATGCTGAGCCGGTATCTACGGGCCATACGTATGAGCCGGCAGGAAGCTTTGCTCTGACGCCGCATTTTTTCGATGTGGAAGCTGTCCGTCGCGATTTCCCGATCTTGCAGGAGAAAGTGAACGGGCGCCCGCTGGTGTGGCTCGACAATGCGGCGACGACACAAAAGCCTCAGAGCGTGATCGACAGGCTGAGCTGCTTCTATCAGCACGAGAACTCGAATGTGCATCGCGCGGCTCATGAGCTGGCCGCTCGCGCGACCGATGCGTATGAAGCGGCGCGTGAAAAGGTTCGCCGCTTTGTGAATGCGCCATCGATCAATGAAATCGTCTTCGTCCGCGGTACGACAGAGGCGATCAACCTGGTGGCGCAGGCATGGGGCAGGCGCAACCTGGGTAAAGACGATGAAGTCGTTATTACCTGGCTGGAGCACCATGCGAACATCGTTCCGTGGCAGATGGTCTGCGCAGAAACGGGGGCGCGGCTGCGTGTGGCCCCGGTCGATGACAGCGGCCAGATTCTGCTGGACGAGTACGAGAAGCTGTTGAATGCAAGAACACGGCTGGTCTCGATCACGCACGTCTCGAATGCTCTGGGGACCATCACTCCTGCGGAAAAGATGATCGAAATGGCGCATCGCTACGGAGCGAAGGTGCTGCTCGACGGCGCGCAGTCGGTATCGCACATGCGCGTGGATGTGCAGGAACTCGATCCGGACTTCTTTGTCTTCTCCGGGCATAAAGTTTTTGCGCCTACCGGCATCGGAGTGCTCTATGGCAAGCCGGAGGTGCTCGCTGCAATGCCGCCATGGCAGGGCGGTGGCAACATGATCCAGGACGTGACCTTCGAGAAGACGATCTATCATGGACCTCCGCAGCGCTTTGAGGCAGGTACGGGCAACATTGCCGATGCCGTGGGCTTGGGCGCTGCCATCGACTATCTTGATCGCGTAGGGATGTATAACATCGCACGGCATGAGCATGAGCTGTTACAGCATGCGACCGAAGAGTTGTTACGCATTCCGAAGCTGCGCATCGTAGGTACAGCGAAGGAGAAGGCTGGCGTGCTTTCCTTTGTGATCGATGGGCATAAGACGGAAGAGATTGGCAGCTATCTCAACAGCTGCGGCATCGCTGTGCGATCCGGGCATCATTGTGCGCAGCCGATTCTCCGCCGCTTTGGTCATGAAAGCACGGTGCGTGCTTCACTGGCTCTCTATAACACGCATGAAGAGGTAGAGAAGCTGGCCGCGGCGCTTCGGCAGCTTCACTGA
- a CDS encoding family 2A encapsulin nanocompartment shell protein, translated as MADTPIRTSLGEQAAYQLANITKTAPVYSPATPRWLVRLLDWKPLEAGVFRRNRVVDDKPIEVLCGHADESDIPETYAEYEETPREYRLSSINALVNVQTRVSDLFNKPYDQIREQLRVTIESVKERQENELLNNADYGLLHNVVDAQKIATRKGPPTPDDLDELLTKVWKEPSFFLAHPRAVAAFGRECTRRGVPPPTVTLFGSPFLTWRGVPLIPTDKIRISSRTNKTQILLVRSGERKNGVIGLFQPGLPGEQTPGLSVRYTGIDNRGLASYLISLYCAASVLADDAIAALENVEVGNYHEYK; from the coding sequence GTGGCCGATACTCCGATCCGCACCTCTTTAGGCGAACAAGCAGCCTATCAGTTAGCCAACATCACCAAGACCGCGCCGGTTTACAGCCCAGCCACGCCTCGCTGGCTGGTCCGGCTCCTGGATTGGAAGCCACTTGAGGCCGGCGTCTTCCGGCGCAACCGCGTGGTCGACGACAAGCCTATCGAAGTGCTGTGCGGGCATGCGGACGAGTCGGACATTCCGGAGACCTATGCCGAGTATGAAGAGACTCCGCGCGAGTATCGGCTGAGCAGCATCAATGCGCTGGTGAATGTGCAGACGCGTGTCAGCGATCTCTTCAACAAGCCGTACGACCAGATCCGCGAACAGCTCCGTGTCACTATCGAGAGCGTCAAGGAGCGGCAGGAAAACGAGCTGCTCAACAATGCCGATTACGGCCTGCTGCATAACGTCGTCGATGCGCAGAAGATCGCAACCCGCAAGGGTCCGCCGACCCCCGATGATCTTGATGAGCTGCTGACGAAGGTGTGGAAGGAGCCATCTTTCTTCCTTGCGCATCCGCGGGCTGTTGCCGCATTCGGCCGCGAATGCACGCGCCGCGGCGTACCTCCGCCGACCGTCACGCTTTTCGGCAGCCCGTTTCTTACCTGGCGTGGTGTACCGCTGATTCCTACGGACAAGATTCGTATCTCTTCCCGCACTAATAAAACGCAGATTCTGCTTGTCCGCTCGGGTGAGCGGAAGAATGGCGTAATCGGGCTTTTCCAGCCAGGGCTGCCCGGCGAACAGACGCCGGGATTGTCCGTGCGCTATACGGGGATCGATAATCGCGGCCTCGCTTCCTACCTGATCTCTCTCTACTGCGCGGCCTCGGTGCTGGCCGATGACGCGATTGCGGCGCTCGAGAACGTCGAGGTAGGGAACTACCATGAGTACAAATGA
- a CDS encoding rhodanese-like domain-containing protein gives MSVPEIQAEELKQRLDAGAPVFLLDVRDEYEYEISNIGGHLIPLAELPKRLDELEGADEIVAVCKHGPRGVKAVEYLQRHGFEHVVNLRGGLHAWSDRVDRSVRKY, from the coding sequence ATGAGTGTTCCTGAAATTCAGGCGGAAGAGTTGAAGCAGCGTCTCGATGCCGGCGCGCCGGTATTTCTGCTGGATGTGCGCGATGAATATGAGTATGAAATCTCGAATATCGGTGGTCATCTCATCCCGCTGGCCGAGCTGCCGAAGCGGTTGGATGAGCTGGAAGGCGCGGATGAGATTGTGGCCGTGTGCAAGCACGGGCCGCGCGGGGTCAAGGCGGTGGAATATCTGCAGCGGCATGGCTTTGAGCATGTTGTGAATCTGCGCGGCGGACTCCATGCGTGGTCTGACCGGGTAGATCGCAGCGTGCGGAAGTATTAG